In one window of Bemisia tabaci chromosome 4, PGI_BMITA_v3 DNA:
- the thoc7 gene encoding THO complex subunit 7 homolog — MADEDVIRRRLLIDGDGTGDDRRLNVLLKSFMKWCDQPDTSVENNEKMKNRLLSLMLLCEHTFKKSRLVAEMSTRELENYEHISKEIEQKIEETKKEMEKTKKDLESGKLIRKNRMEYDILAEIIKQHPDRLETTEKLKQIEKELISLKETEATVDKRIEMRRKQFHVMISSIHQLEAILKADKDNILDNSYDAFDDDDLDLLDKKSDSEMIVE; from the exons ATGGCAGATG AGGATGTAATCCGTCGCCGTCTCTTGATCGATGGAGATGGAACAGGAGATGATCGCAGGCTGAACGTCCTATTAAAGTCTTTCATGAAGTGGTGTGATCAGCCGGATACATCAGTAGAAAATAA CGAAAAAATGAAGAACAGACTCCTATCATTGATGCTCCTTTGTGAACATACTTTCAAAAAGTCACGACTGGTAGCAGAAATGAGCACCAGGGAACTAGAAAACTATGAACACATTTCCAAAGAAATTGAACAGAAAATAGAGGAAACGAAAAAAGAAATGGAGAAGACAAAGAAGGATTTAGAATCGGGAAAACTGATCAGAAAAAATAGGATGGAGTACGACATTCTAGCTGAAATAATCAAGCAGCATCCAGACAGACTAGAAACTACAGAGAAATTAAAACAGATTGAGAAAGAATTGATTTCTCTCAAG gaaacTGAAGCAACTGTAGACAAAAGGATCGAAATGCGGCGGAAACAATTCCATGTCATGATTTCATCGATACATCAATTAGAAGCAATCTTAAAAGCTGATAAAGATAATATTCTAGATAATTCTTATGATGCATTTGACGATGATGATTTAGATTTACTTGACAAGAAATCCGATTCAGAAATGATTGTTGAGTAA
- the LOC109032807 gene encoding uncharacterized protein encodes MKVLPAIFFIVCIVTVPQRISAAQKSRRWWNIKGLFLKDQNLCQARCTRKHGYYYSSSSFEPHLAAVATIRWKGIKCWCAVPQKLLSLIEESYGAALAKKYRRYNRLGLTGRVRKRIMEKFAAHYIETKRAKFPIFISQAKMLRESFKLSELASESPSKIIQDTLMIPAPPAELSAVASPEKVPTPPQKISTPPKRTETPPKIEVLPPPPPPEPPKPKEPEFPPDLAEAAAKMNAVNARLGVDADEYKNRKIERARSQHLREQGFL; translated from the exons GGTGGTGGAACATCAAAGGTCTTTTCTTGAAGGACCAAAATCTCTGCCAGGCGAGGTGCACCCGGAAGCACGGCTACTATTACTCATCCAGCTCGTTCGAGCCCCACCTCGCAGCCGTCGCCACAATCCGCTGGAAAGGCATCAAGTGCTGGTGTGCTGTCCCTCAAAAACTCCTGTCGCTCATCGAAGAATCTTACGGCGCAGCATTAGCCAAAAAATACAG GAGGTATAACAGGCTGGGCCTCACGGGCCGCGTGAGGAAGCGGATCATGGAGAAGTTCGCGGCTCACTATATAGAGACGAAACGAGCCAAGTTCCCGATCTTCATTTCGCAGGCGAAGATGCTGAGGGAGTCCTTCAAGCTTTCCGAGTTGGCATCGGAATCGCCCTCGAAGATAATTCAAGACACCTTGATGATCCCGGCGCCTCCAGCCGAGCTCTCGGCTGTCGCCTCCCCGGAGAAGGTCCCGACCCCGCCCCAGAAGATCTCAACCCCACCCAAGAGAACCGAGACCCCGCCGAAGATCGAAGTTCTTCCTCCGCCTCCACCTCCAGAACCGCCGAAACCAAAAGAGCCGGAGTTCCCCCCGGACCTCGCTGAGGCCGCAGCGAAGATGAACGCGGTCAACGCTCGTCTTGGAGTAGACGCGGACGAGTATAAGAATCGGAAAATCGAGCGAGCCCGGTCGCAGCACTTGAGAGAGCAAGGATTCCTATGA